In Oncorhynchus tshawytscha isolate Ot180627B linkage group LG01, Otsh_v2.0, whole genome shotgun sequence, the genomic stretch cattaaaacacacatgcagggtactcaattaaagctacactcgttgtgaatctagccaacatgtcagatttttaaaatgcttttcggcgaaagcatgagaagctattatctgatagcaatTCAACGCCCGAAATACTCAAAGGGGACGTAAACAgaataattagcgtagccggcgctacacaaaacgcagaaataaaatataaaacattcattacctttgacgagcttctttgttggcactcctatatgtcccataaacatcacaattgggtctttttttcgattaaatccgtccatgtatacccaaaatgtccatttatgaagcccgtctgatcaGGAAAAAACTGCTTtcaaaaacgcaacgtcatttttttaaatgaaaaaagttgcctataaactttgacaaaacacttcaaactacttttgtaatccaactttaggtattagtaaacgctaataatcgatcaaattgatcacggggcgatctgtattcgatagcagcaagtcttcaAATCATGATCCATATTCTCCCTTTCATAACTTCCTCTGGTGTACCcgaagacaggaagtgcctattcctCATCTAACCAAGGATAAACTTAAACTcaaatgccagtactggcgacatcgtgtggaagctgtaggcattgtaaactgGACGCCATCTATTTTcacttgccatagacaatacagagactggcggagggatattttttttgtgttttttgtgaacagttttccttgggatttTGCCTCCTACAcccgttctgttatagtcacagacatgatttaacccgttttataaacttcagagtgttttctatccacacatactaatcatatgcatatactaaattcctggcatgagtagcaggacgttgaaattttgcgcgatttttaacaaaacgtTGAAAAAAAAAGACCAGATCtttaaatggatttattaaaaAGGATTTGTCAGTAGaatgtcgacttgattcatgatgatgactgctaactaagattttgaaaggatgatgttgacatgatcagtccaatcaaagcgactgtagatataacgtgactTGAcaacattttatctgtggccaattacctttagccttcttggaagggcacttctgatgtaactctatggcagcacccaaacgGCTCACATTCTTGATATCTACCCTTACTAAAGGTgggtgacatagtgtccccatgtgCATCAATGTCCCCAAGTGCAATGCTTATATTTTCTGCTGTCTTGCCCCATCACCACAGAAAGCATGAGCTAGGCttaaacacctgcattttggagctgccttactcatgaaaacaaaaaataaaccatgtttgtatgcgtctttattaactcaatgatatatgtatatgtgtcacgccctggtcttagtattttgtgtttatatatttatttggtcaggccagggtgtgacatggggttattttgtgttgtgttgtggtattgggggttttagtaggtattgggattgtggctgagtaggggtgtctagcatagtctatggctgcctgccGGACCCTCACTCCACACACACTCGTAGAGATAACGCTACTCTGGCAGATATTTCTTCTTTATTCAAGTTAGATCAAAGCTTAATAAAGATCACATAAGTATTCTACATAATAGAACAGGATATAATACCACAGTATAATTTCTTATGAAATTTTAAGATGACTGTGTGAATGGTCTCATTTTTCTCATGTGGCCACAACAGTGAGCGAGGCAAAATATGTGCTTTGATTGAAATTTAACATTGGTAGGCTatgctacagtttgttaacaccaTCAAAATCACTTCCTTCACATAATTAAAAACACCATTGTAGGCTACTTCAAATTTGTAGCTTATAGCTAAAGTAGATCTAAGTGCATATCCCCATGAAACTGCTTGAGATCAAATTATTGATATACagatgctgtgtggatgttttacCGGTGAAATTTGAAGAATTATCATCCACGATTGACAATGAGAAACATGAAGTGAGGTTCTCTATGGGTAGAGCAAAGGTAGAGAATCCCACACATGCACATAAGCCACACGACCCCAGCCGCCGGGAAGCGGGGTCCAGAAAAGTCAGATCCTCAGCCTTATTTTTTGGGTGAAAAGTAATACTGTAAATTGCATATGGTGAAGTTGATCATAtttgtgtaaaaaaaatgtttttcttcccTCAGTTGATGCAATCCGCAGTGGCATCGATGTCCTAGTGGGAACTCCAGGTCGTATCAAGGACCATCTACAGAATAACAAACTGGACCTGTCACAATTGAAGCACGTTGTATTAGATGAAGTGGACCAAATGCTTGACATGGGCTTTGCAGAACAGGTGGAGGAGATACTTTCTGCATCTTACCAAAAAGGTAATGAGACATTTTCATATGGGATTGTTTGATTTAGGCCATATACTGTAGGTTTACCTTAGGTTGGATGGGAGGCCTTGATAGTATACCTCATCAGTAGTACTGAGTCAGACGATAGTAAATGCACACATCTGATCCAATGTTTTCTGTGTGCAGACTCTGAGAGCAATCCCCAGACCCTGCTCTTCTCTGCCACATGCCCACCATGGGTGTATGTTGTGGCAAAGAAGTACATGAGGCCAACTTATGAGCATGTGGACCTCATTGGCAAAAAGACCCAGAAAGCTGCCACCACAGTAGAGGTAACAAAGAAAAAATATGTTATGCTTTCAAcaatttatgttttattttgattgACAATGGTTTCCACTTTGGTTTAAACATTGGTCAGACTTCAGATTAATTCAGATGAAAATGTTGACCTTTGAAATTTACATTTTagaaaacaaatgtataatttatGCCTTTTTCTATTGAGTAACGTGAAGCCACCAGGCTGCTATTAATACTTTTTTTCCTGGTCATGGAAATTTTGTTAATGTCTTAAGCATGATTCTTAAGAAATGTACAGCAAGTTTCTTAAATATCCTACTTGCTGAACCAGTTTCCTCTGGCTAAAGCTATGTGAGCCTTAAAGCTATGTGAGCCACATTTTTACCACTTCTGACACTCACACGCAAACCAGTTTCCATATAGCAGTGATATTTAACCTGCCTACATGCCATCTACCTTATTCTGTGGTTCATGTTAATCTGGTAAAATACCACACAATACTGACTTGGCAgtcatttaaaaatgtttttcatttgttttgtttggttGTTATGTTTGGTTCAGTTTTGTCGTTATCAGCGCATTATTAAAAGTTCTCGGTCTCTTGCTCCCCACCCAGCACCTTGCCATTGCGTGTCACTGGTCTCAGAGGGCTGCAGTCATTGGGGATGTGGTCCAGGTGTACAGTGGCAGCCACGGCCGCACCATCGTCTTCTGTGAGACCAAGAAGGATGCCAACGAGCTGTCAATGAACACCTCCATAAAACAGGTACCAGAAACCTCGCATagcgtttttattttattttgttacacAGTGCATACAGAACATTTGTGAGGTATGACATTGATACCATGATCAGAGCCATTCCTGACCTCCCAGGGGCCCTAAGCAAAATTCTGCTAAGGGGCCCTCCTGCCTGACCTGTGAGCCATGTAAACCATTTGCCATTGTCACACCTGACACCCCATTGCTCCCACTAGAATCCTCCCTCCTTTAAAACAGTTTGCTCCATCTGTCGGTCTAAGAATAAGTAGACCTATACAGAATGAGGAATAAACAAACAATATTTATTGAATATAATATTTCCTATAGAATCTTAAGATGTGAATATTAACATTAACATAAATAAGAAattgtagaaaatataaaatggAGAAAATAATCAAATATAACACTGAGCTTTGGCTCTGCTGCCTGGTAATTAGTCCATTCCTCACAATATTATACAATTAGCTTTGTCTATACAATGTGAACATAAGCCTATAGACCATGGCTGCAGCTATAAGTatcaaaatagtaaaataaaaaatatacagcTGTGTGATTAACTTTGGTTCCATCTACAGCCTGGGCATTTTCAGCATGGACACCAGTCTATCTGGACTGTCTGGAAGAAGTTAAGAAAGTATGTCACCTAGTTAAGCAGTCGTTTACACAAATGCCCTTCTGCCATACAATCTTAAATGTTACTAAGTGTGTAAACATTTGAATGTTTGAATTAAAATCTTACCATAAAAATAATCCTCTTCTGCACTTTATTGAGGCAAAATCatcaatgatgtcatcatcatgatggccaaatgactcaaatgttccTGTGACATGGAAGACCTAGGGTAGCTTTTTGATGAGCTTTAATTTTGAAAAGATCAGGTGTGCCAGATCCATTCCACTGACGTCACAGTCATCTCTGAAGGTTAAAGTGTTTTCAACTTCCATGCAGTGAGCCCTTAAAGATCAACGGGACATCTGAGAGGCAGTGCTGAAGTTCAGCAGCACTCCATATTTGGTTTTCACTTGGTTGAGTGTTTCAAATCTCATCCATGGATGTCCATGGATGTCACAGCAGAGTCGTCCACAATGTTGAAGTAGTTGACTTCAAGGTTTTTCAGTGCATCAGTCACTGGTTCATCAGGAGCCTCATAGCTGAAATGCCCCTACCTGTTTCTCAGTCTACTCTCTTTCAGAATATCCGCCATATTCATTTCTTCATAAATGCTTTTGGCTGTTGTCTGGGCCTCAGCGAATCCAGTTTCCCGGTATGTAGTGAGCGGGGCCTTTGCTTTTGAGATTAAATTCACTGCAAAATCCAACTGCATAGAGGCGGATTGGAGGAGCTTGTTCACCTTGTTTGTCATTCTCATTATCTCACCATACGAAACAGTAATTCAAGAAGCGGTAGGACCTAACTTACTCTGCAAGTGCTTCTGCCTCCACTTTGCCAACAGGATTGTTGATTGTCTGTCTGGCTTCCAGTAATGCCTCCCGAACCTTAGAAGCCTGATACCTGATTGCATGAACACTTTGGAGCCTACTCTCTCATCATGTCACTCCGTGACTTCACGGTTATGTTCACATGTTTCTTCAAAACACTCCCATCTTTGTGTGCCAGCTGAAAAGAACATGAAGAGCTTTTGCACGTGCCCAAAAAATCCAACGGCATTTTTTAAAGATTTGGCAGCATCTGCAATGACAAGGTTTAGAGTATGTGCTCCACATGGGACGAACACGGCCCAGGGATATTTTTTGAGCAGTCTGGCTGGTACTCCTTGGTGCTTGCCCTTCATGTTGGCCCCATTATCATAAGCTTGCCCCCTGTAATCTTCAAATGGAATCTTCAGCTCGTTCAGCttatctaagatgacagtggacAGATTCAAACCTGTTGTAacctcaacattcacaaagcagaGGAAGAGCTCCTTGATCTCTGGCTTTCCCTTTAAAGCCACGCTTCTCAGAATAATGGACATTTGCTCCTGGTGACTGTCAGGTGTACAGTCCAAGATAATGGAGAAGTTCTTTGAGTCTAAATTACTTGAGTCACTATTGCTTCCAGAATCTTGTCACTCACAATCTGTACCAGCTCATTCTATGCGCACTTCCCAAGGTAATGAGCATGTGTTTCTCCATCTTTAATTTTGCTGAGATGATTTTCAAATGTTGCCAGTAATTCAACCTCTTTTAGGAAGTTTCCATTATCTGGTTGGAAGAGTTTATCTGATGAACCCCTGAATGCTAGGTTTCTTTCAGCCAGAGACTGGGTGATACTTATTAAACGTGTAAGGACATCCGGCCATCTCTTTCTTTCAGCCTCAAATGGTCATTTGTATCTGGTCAAGAGTCTGTTCCCGACAGGCGCAGATCAAGTTCTCTCCACTTAATCATATTATCTGTGTGTTCAGGACTACCCTCATGGTGTTTCAGAATGGCGTTGATATTTGACCAGACATTCAGGCCTTCCTGTATTTTGTAGTCTTTTAGAAAAGAGCTTACAGCAAAAACAATACACAGTGTAGTTTTTGAGTATGAAAGCCAGCTCCTGGTAATCTTTTCTCCATTTGACAGCTGTCTCTGTAATAAGCCTGAATGGAAACCTCTTCTGGACTTGTCTTTAGGGTAAGAAAAATTCAGTCCTGGTTTGAATGGACCTCTGCACACTAAGTATGTTAAGACTGGGGGCCAACTCTGCTGTGTAATTTGGTGGAGCAGCAACTGTTCTATTAGGGTCTGAACACCTCTGCTTGTGCTAGTACTTTCTGAAGCTGccagtactgggtctgtgttagtatttgctgaagctgccagtactgggtctgtgttagtatttgctgaagctgccagtactgggtctgtgttagtatttgctgaagctgccagtactgggtctgtgttagtatttgctgaagctgccagtactgggtctgtgttagtatttgctgaagctgccagtactgggtctgtgttagtatttgctgaagccggctgtactgggtctgtgttagtactgaCTGAGGCTGGATGTGGATCAACAGGATGGATGGACTGAGTCTGTGCTTGACCTGGCTTATGATCCAGCATCTCCTCTACTGACAAACTTAAGCATAGTACCTGTAAATTTATAGGTAaaattaataatagtgttgttatcaGCTGTATCAGGCCCATTCAAACTGGCTCCCCCAGATTTCCTTTTAtataatttcaaatataaaatactggCTGAATACTTGATGGTTATTATTTACTGAGTGATGTGCATCCATATTGCTCAGTATGCCCAgctaatcaacattttaaattcaATATATAAATCAATGTCAATCCATTGCTTTCCGTCTTGCATTAGTCCAGAGTTGTAACTAAACCTTGACTGAGATACTAGATAATCATTGtcttgtttttaaatgatgtGCACCTATGAGGAGTGCCATCACGCCCATATATTGTCTGGATGGGCCCCACAGAGGTTGCTGCTGGAAAGTGCGAGTTTCATTTTGTGCACGTGAATGGTTATCTTTTCCAAGCTGAAGTTTATAAACACCATTGCCCGTTGGCGTTTATCAAACGTAATAAATAGTTGTATTTCACTCTCACTTTTGTCAGGCACAAAGTCACAGGACACAGCCCTGGAAGTGGCTGGCAAGCAAGCAAGACAAAGACAGACCAAGAGATGCACTGCCCAGCGAGgttagcaagacagacagactagagagagatgcactgtaAGCTAGCACATCAACTTAACATTCATGTTATTTTCTGACATCAAtattggagaggagagaacacaagTTTACCTGATTGCTGTTCCCTCAATTCACTCTCATtgttttttccttcttttttcgTGACCAGAAGGATAGTTCCGCTTCATCCTCTCATTGAAGTTGTAAACATTGACACCCACTTTGACACGGGGGGGAGGCGGGGCCCTTGTGTAATTTGCAGGGTCCTACGCAAATTGCGTAGTGAGCATATAGGGCCACCCGGCTCTGACCAGGATAAACATGGAAGGTTAGACCTTGAGATGTAAATTACATTGAAAATGAAGTGAGGTAGTTGACTTTATTTCTAATGGGTTCATTGGCTGATTTATTATCTGACTGATTGTGATAAATGTTGAATGTTACAGAGTTCCCAGTCACTTCATGGGGACATTCCTCAGAAGCAGAGGGAGATCACATTGAAAGGCATCAGAAGTGGCACCTTTGAGGTCTTGGTGGCCACCAACGTTGCTGCTCGTGGGTTGGACATCCCAGAGGTAGACCTGGTCGTGCAGTGCCCACCCCCAAAGGTAGACAAATACTGTGATAACTGTTAGTTTGCTCTTATACCTGTGTAGTAACACTTTAATCGATCTAGTAAGAACAATGTATTAAAACATGAACGTTGCTTTGACCCTCTACCAGGATGTGGAGTCATACATTCACCGGTCAGGTCGCACTGGTAGGGCTGGCAGGGCAGGCGTCTGCATCTGTTTCTACCAACGCAAAGAGGAAGACCAGCTCCGATACGTAGAGCAGAAAGCAGGCATCACATTTAAGAGAGTTGGAGTGCCCACTCCCAGTGACATCATCAAATCCTCCAGTAAAGACGCAGTGAGGTTTTTAGACTCTGTGCCTCCCCAAGCCATTGAGTACTTCCGTGTGGCTGCTACCAAGCTGATTGAGGAGCGTGGGGCCGTGGATTCCCTGGCTGCCGCCCTGGCACACATATCAGGTGCCACTGCCCTGGTGCAGAGGTCCCTCCTCAACTCTGACGCTGTGAGTGTTCAGGCTCTACTAACTCACACATTCAGTGACATTTATATGTAGCAATTGAATAATGAATGGCATGTAAATGCCCTGAATGGTTTAAAATTCATCTTGAATGGTTTGAACTTATATTTAATGTTCATGTTTGTTGTTCAAACCTTCCAGGGCTACACCACAATGACAATGAACTGCTGCCAGGAGCTGCACAACATTGGCTGCGCTTGGCGTGGTCTAAAGGAGCAGCTTGGAGAGGAGATTGACGATGTGATCCGGGGGATGACCTTCCTCAAGGGAAAAATGGTAGGCTTGTCATTTAATgccatcactagccactttaactatgccactttgtttacatactcatctcatatgtatatactgtactcgataccatctactgtatcttgcctatgctgctctgtaccatcactcattcatatatccttatgtacatattctttatccccttacactgtgtataagacagtagtttgggaattgttagttagattacttgttggttattactgcactgtcggaactagaagcacaagcatttcgctacactcgcattaacatctgctaaataaatcaaatcaaattttatttgtcacatacacatggttagcagatgttaatgcgagtgtagcgaaatgcttgtgcttctagttccgacaatgcagtaataacgagcaagtaatctaactaacaattccaaaaaaaaactactgtaatacacagtgtaaggggataaagaatatgtacataaggatatatgaatgagtgatggtacagagcagcataggcaagatacagtagatgatatcgagtacagtatatacatatgagataagtatgtaaaccaagtggcatagttaaagtggctagtgatacatgtattacataaggatgcagtcgatgatatagagtacagtatcaacgtatgcatatgagatgaacaatgtagggtaagtaacattatataaggtagcattgtttaaagtggctagcgatacatttacatcatttcccatcaattcccatgattaaagtggctggagtagagtcagtgtcattgacagtgtgttggcagtagccactcaatgttagtggtggctgtttaacagtctgatggccttgagatagaagctgtttcagtctctcggtcccagctttgatgcacctgtactgacctcgccttctggatggcagcggggtgaacaggcagtggctcgggtggttgatgtccttgatgatctttatggccttcctgtagcatcgggtggtgtaggtgtcctggagggcaggtagtttgcccccggtgatgcgttgtgcagacctcactaccctctggagagccttacggttgagggcggtgcagttgccataccaggcggtgatacagcccgccaggatgctctcgattgtgcatctgtagaagtttgtgagtgcttttggtgacaagccaaatttcttcagcctcctgaggttgaagaggcgctgctgcgccttcctcacgatgctgtctgtgtgagtggaccaattcagtttgtctgtgatgtgtatgccgaggaacttaaaacttgctaccctctccactactgttccatcgatgtggatgggggtgttccctctgctgtttcctgaagtccacaatcatctccttagtttttttgaagttgagtgtgaggttattttcctgacaccacactccgagggccctcacctcctccctgtaggccgtctcgtcgttgttggtaatcaagcctaccactgttgtgtcgtccgcaaacttgatgattgagttggaggcgtgcatggccacgcagtcgtgggtgaacagggagtacaggagagggctcagaacgcacccttgtggggccccagtgttgaggatcagcggggaggagatgttgttgcctaccctcaccacctgggggcggcccgtcaggaagtccagtacccagttgcacagggcggggtcgagacccagggtctcgagcttgatgacgagcttggagggtactatggtgttgaatgccgagctgtagtcgatgaacagcattctcacataggtattcctcttgtccagatgggttagggcagtgtgcagtgtggttgagattgcatcgtctgtggacctatttgggcggtaagcaaattggagtgggtcaagggtgtcaggtagggtggaggtgatatggtccttgactagtctctcaaagcacttcatgatgacggatgtgagtgctacgggcggtagtcgtttagctcagttaccttagctttcttgggaacaggaacaatggtggccctcttgaagcatgtgggaacagcagactggtatagggattgattgaatatgtccgtaaacacaccggccagctggtctgtgcatgctctgagggcgcggctggggatgccgtctgggcctgcagccttgcgagggttaacacgtttaaatgtcttactcacttcggctgcagtgaaggagagaccgcatgtttccgttgcaggccgtgtcagtggcactgtattgtcctcaaagcgggcaaaaagttatttagtctgcctgggagcaagacatcctggtccgtgactgggctgggtttcttcctgtagtccgtgattgactgtagaccctgccacatacctcttgtgtctgagccgttgaattgagattctactttgtctctgtactggcgcttagcttgtttgatagccttgcggagggaatagctgcactgtttgtattcagtcatgttaccagacaccttgccctgattaaaagcagtggttcgtgccttcagtttcacactaatgctgccatcaatccacggtttctggtt encodes the following:
- the LOC112261025 gene encoding nucleolar RNA helicase 2-like yields the protein MVDAIRSGIDVLVGTPGRIKDHLQNNKLDLSQLKHVVLDEVDQMLDMGFAEQVEEILSASYQKDSESNPQTLLFSATCPPWVYVVAKKYMRPTYEHVDLIGKKTQKAATTVEHLAIACHWSQRAAVIGDVVQVYSGSHGRTIVFCETKKDANELSMNTSIKQSSQSLHGDIPQKQREITLKGIRSGTFEVLVATNVAARGLDIPEVDLVVQCPPPKDVESYIHRSGRTGRAGRAGVCICFYQRKEEDQLRYVEQKAGITFKRVGVPTPSDIIKSSSKDAVRFLDSVPPQAIEYFRVAATKLIEERGAVDSLAAALAHISGATALVQRSLLNSDAGYTTMTMNCCQELHNIGCAWRGLKEQLGEEIDDVIRGMTFLKGKMGVCLDVPADKVKEYQDAWQDGRRWQLSIATELPELEEKQRMGGDRGYGRSFSGRGGGGRGGGHGFRNGGGGGGNWRGGGGSHKHSFSSAFDY